One stretch of Tepidibacter hydrothermalis DNA includes these proteins:
- a CDS encoding polysaccharide deacetylase family protein, which translates to MIVIIKKKKVIRMALFILAIGMMSLITNYSVSCFNNKQEPFYKGNKENSNHVAITCNVDWGNEYIDTMLKTLKEENVKITFMVTGRWADKYPDILMKIKADGHEIGNHGYKHIDYSKLDYKANYDEIKKSKKIIDNIIKEDTKFFEPPSGSYNDDTVKAAVDLNYIPIKWTLDTIDWKYKDNPDKIVQRIKSKDMEESGIILMHPTKATSQALKSIIETIRNNGYEVGCLSDIFDM; encoded by the coding sequence ATGATAGTTATAATTAAAAAGAAAAAAGTAATTAGAATGGCTTTATTTATATTAGCTATTGGGATGATGAGCCTCATAACTAATTATAGTGTTAGTTGTTTTAATAATAAGCAAGAGCCTTTTTATAAAGGTAATAAAGAAAATTCAAACCATGTAGCTATAACATGCAATGTTGATTGGGGTAATGAATACATAGATACTATGTTAAAAACTCTTAAAGAAGAAAATGTTAAAATAACTTTTATGGTTACAGGTAGATGGGCAGATAAATATCCGGATATACTTATGAAAATAAAAGCGGATGGGCATGAAATTGGAAATCATGGATATAAACATATCGATTATAGCAAACTTGATTATAAAGCAAATTATGATGAAATAAAAAAGTCAAAAAAGATAATAGATAACATAATAAAAGAGGATACTAAATTTTTTGAACCTCCATCTGGGTCTTATAATGACGATACTGTAAAAGCTGCAGTTGATTTGAATTATATACCTATAAAATGGACATTAGATACTATTGATTGGAAGTACAAAGATAATCCTGATAAAATAGTTCAGAGAATAAAATCAAAAGATATGGAGGAGTCAGGTATTATATTGATGCATCCTACTAAAGCTACATCACAGGCTTTAAAATCTATAATAGAAACTATAAGAAATAATGGTTATGAAGTGGGATGTCTTAGTGATATATTTGATATGTAG